Proteins found in one Arthrobacter pascens genomic segment:
- the galE gene encoding UDP-glucose 4-epimerase GalE — MKIMVTGGAGFIGSHTVLQLLEHGHEVMVYDNLSNASPVSLERVQELAGVQVQTRWADLLDAEALEGAVRDFRPDAVIHFAGLKAVGESARIPYEYYMNNVVGTLNLLAALKKHGVGRLVFSSSATVYDPQNPLPLLEGMRRGATNPYGRTKQQIEEILEDIAAADPSWRIAVLRYFNPAGAHGSGRIGEDPVGTPNNLLPFVAQVAVGLRPVVRVFGDDYDTPDGTGVRDYIHVVDLAAGHLAALHYLEGNAGLFTWNLGTGRGTSVLEVIDAFAQVKGRPVPYEIVSRRPGDVAVSLADPSKAFQDLGWKAERSFEAMCVDHWRWQESNPSGYATPAS; from the coding sequence ATGAAGATTATGGTTACCGGCGGGGCGGGTTTCATTGGCTCGCATACTGTTTTGCAGTTGCTTGAGCACGGGCACGAGGTCATGGTGTATGACAATTTGAGTAATGCCAGCCCGGTGTCGCTTGAAAGGGTGCAGGAGCTTGCGGGCGTGCAGGTGCAGACGCGGTGGGCGGATCTTCTGGATGCAGAGGCCCTGGAAGGGGCTGTGAGGGATTTCAGGCCGGATGCGGTGATCCATTTCGCCGGGTTGAAGGCTGTGGGGGAGTCGGCCCGGATCCCGTACGAGTACTACATGAACAATGTGGTGGGCACGCTGAACCTTCTGGCGGCCCTGAAGAAGCATGGTGTCGGGCGCTTGGTGTTCAGTTCGTCGGCGACTGTTTACGACCCGCAGAACCCGTTGCCGTTGCTGGAAGGGATGCGCCGCGGCGCGACGAACCCGTACGGGCGCACGAAGCAGCAGATCGAGGAGATCCTGGAGGACATCGCCGCTGCGGATCCGTCGTGGCGGATCGCGGTCCTGCGGTACTTCAACCCGGCTGGCGCACACGGGTCGGGCCGGATCGGCGAGGACCCTGTGGGCACACCGAACAACCTTCTGCCTTTCGTGGCGCAGGTCGCTGTGGGGCTGCGGCCGGTGGTACGGGTGTTCGGCGATGACTACGACACCCCGGATGGGACGGGGGTGCGGGACTACATCCATGTGGTGGACCTTGCCGCCGGCCACCTGGCTGCGCTGCACTATCTCGAAGGCAACGCCGGGTTGTTCACGTGGAACCTGGGCACGGGCCGGGGAACGTCTGTGCTGGAGGTCATTGATGCTTTCGCCCAAGTCAAGGGGCGTCCGGTGCCGTACGAGATCGTCAGCCGTCGGCCAGGCGATGTCGCGGTCAGCCTCGCCGACCCGTCCAAAGCATTCCAGGACCTGGGCTGGAAGGCCGAACGGTCCTTCGAGGCCATGTGCGTGGACCATTGGCGGTGGCAGGAATCCAATCCCTCCGGCTACGCCACTCCGGCGTCCTAG
- a CDS encoding DUF2304 domain-containing protein, with protein MIFIVQLVLVIAVILVSLALMRGGSNARHLAIRRLLLVVFAFAAATSIFIPDLLTRVAQFLGIGRGTDLVLYALIFCFFVFMSTTYQRFRQSEFALTRLARRIALDEAPRPWLDEDRARLQAPPTQQPPAATGSDR; from the coding sequence TTGATCTTCATAGTTCAGCTCGTTCTGGTCATCGCGGTGATCCTTGTGTCGCTGGCCCTGATGCGGGGCGGGTCGAACGCGCGGCACCTGGCCATCCGTCGGCTGCTGCTCGTGGTGTTCGCGTTCGCGGCCGCGACCTCGATTTTCATTCCCGACCTGCTGACCCGGGTCGCGCAGTTCCTAGGGATCGGCCGCGGCACCGACTTGGTGCTCTACGCCCTGATCTTCTGTTTCTTCGTGTTCATGTCAACGACCTACCAGCGCTTCCGGCAGTCCGAGTTCGCACTGACCCGGCTGGCGAGGCGGATCGCCCTTGACGAAGCCCCCCGCCCCTGGCTGGACGAGGACCGGGCGCGTTTGCAGGCCCCACCCACCCAGCAGCCGCCCGCCGCAACGGGCAGCGACCGCTAG
- a CDS encoding glycosyltransferase family 2 protein produces MYNEATVVGEVIEGLLGTFPNVVCVDDGSRDGSVAVARNAGAVVVEHPVNLGQGGALQTGIEYALQDPQTDSIVTFDADGQHRVEDAAAMVARLRTESLDVVLGSRFLDSRTKLTAMKRIVLKVAALQMKLSTGLDLTDAHNGLRVLGRDVAGRINLTQNRMAHASELVHQLAAFKVRYVEHPVHIIYTDYSKAKGQSLLNSVNIVADLFFK; encoded by the coding sequence ATGTACAACGAGGCAACCGTTGTGGGCGAGGTCATCGAGGGCTTGTTGGGGACGTTCCCGAACGTGGTGTGTGTTGATGACGGCAGCCGTGATGGTTCGGTGGCTGTGGCCCGGAACGCGGGGGCGGTGGTCGTTGAGCATCCTGTGAACCTGGGTCAGGGTGGGGCGTTGCAAACGGGCATTGAGTACGCATTGCAGGATCCGCAGACGGATTCGATTGTCACGTTCGACGCCGATGGGCAGCACCGGGTCGAGGACGCGGCGGCGATGGTGGCGCGTTTGCGCACGGAATCGCTGGATGTGGTGCTTGGTTCACGGTTCCTGGATTCCAGGACGAAGCTGACGGCCATGAAGCGGATCGTGCTGAAGGTCGCGGCGTTGCAGATGAAGCTTTCGACGGGGTTGGACCTGACTGACGCTCACAACGGCCTGCGTGTGCTGGGCCGGGATGTTGCGGGCCGGATCAACCTTACGCAGAACCGGATGGCCCACGCGTCGGAGCTAGTCCACCAGTTGGCGGCGTTCAAGGTCCGCTACGTGGAACATCCCGTGCACATCATCTACACAGACTATTCCAAGGCCAAAGGCCAGTCTCTGCTCAATTCGGTGAACATCGTCGCCGACCTGTTCTTCAAATAG
- a CDS encoding bifunctional dTDP-4-dehydrorhamnose 3,5-epimerase family protein/NAD(P)-dependent oxidoreductase, producing MPIEFSKKLTAHETPIPGVVVYDLPVHGDNRGWFKENWQRDKMVALGLPDFRPVQNNISFNEKAGTTRGIHAEPWDKFISVATGKIFGAWVDLREGSSFGAVFTTELDPSQAIFIPRGVGNAFQTLEDNTAYTYLVNDHWSADAQGQYTFLNLADETAAIAWPIPLDQAELSDKDKAHPRLSDVLPMPGKKTLVVGADGQLGKTLREIYDADPSVEFAGRAEFDLTDETAYTGRNWKNYSTIINAAAYTAVDAAETPEGREAAWNVNVTSVARLARIAVENDLTLVHVSSDYVFDGAKSAAYTEDDPVCPLGVYGQTKAAGDAAVSVVPRHYIVRTSWVIGDGNNFVRTMATLAGRGIEPSVVNDQIGRLSFTQDIAAGIKHLLTTGAQYGTYNLTNDGEPLSWAAIATVVYELCGASRDSVTGVTTEEYFLGKAAAPRPLNSILDLSRIKSAGFSPADQLQRLRALPPVSSTVR from the coding sequence ATGCCGATTGAGTTCTCCAAGAAACTGACAGCGCACGAAACCCCCATTCCCGGAGTTGTGGTCTACGATCTTCCCGTTCACGGGGACAACCGTGGGTGGTTCAAAGAAAACTGGCAGCGGGACAAGATGGTGGCCCTCGGGCTGCCGGACTTCCGCCCAGTGCAGAACAACATCTCGTTCAATGAGAAGGCCGGCACCACCCGCGGCATCCATGCCGAGCCGTGGGACAAGTTCATTTCAGTCGCCACGGGCAAGATCTTCGGAGCCTGGGTAGATCTGCGCGAAGGATCCTCCTTCGGTGCAGTCTTCACAACCGAACTGGATCCGAGCCAGGCGATCTTTATCCCCCGCGGCGTTGGCAATGCCTTCCAGACCCTGGAGGACAACACCGCCTACACCTACTTGGTGAACGACCACTGGTCCGCCGATGCACAGGGCCAGTACACCTTCCTGAATCTCGCCGACGAGACCGCCGCGATCGCTTGGCCGATCCCGCTGGACCAAGCAGAATTGTCGGACAAGGACAAGGCCCACCCCCGTCTTTCCGATGTTCTCCCGATGCCGGGCAAGAAGACTCTCGTGGTCGGTGCTGACGGCCAGCTCGGCAAAACCCTGCGGGAAATCTACGACGCCGACCCATCCGTGGAGTTCGCCGGTCGAGCCGAATTCGATCTCACCGACGAAACGGCGTACACCGGCCGGAATTGGAAGAACTACTCCACGATCATCAACGCCGCGGCCTATACCGCCGTCGACGCTGCGGAAACCCCGGAAGGCCGCGAGGCCGCTTGGAATGTCAACGTCACGAGCGTGGCACGCTTGGCGCGCATCGCCGTCGAAAATGACCTGACTCTGGTACACGTTTCCTCGGACTATGTCTTCGACGGCGCAAAATCCGCCGCCTACACCGAAGACGACCCCGTGTGCCCGCTCGGGGTTTATGGCCAGACGAAGGCTGCCGGCGACGCCGCAGTGAGCGTGGTGCCGAGGCACTACATCGTCCGCACCAGTTGGGTGATCGGGGACGGCAACAACTTTGTCCGCACAATGGCAACACTCGCAGGGCGCGGCATCGAACCTTCCGTAGTGAACGACCAGATCGGCCGGCTCAGCTTCACGCAGGACATCGCCGCAGGAATCAAGCACCTACTAACCACAGGTGCGCAGTACGGCACGTACAATCTCACGAACGACGGCGAGCCGTTGTCCTGGGCGGCCATCGCCACCGTGGTGTACGAGCTCTGTGGCGCTTCACGGGATTCCGTAACCGGGGTGACCACAGAGGAATACTTTTTGGGCAAGGCCGCGGCGCCACGTCCACTCAACAGCATCCTCGACCTATCCCGGATCAAGTCCGCAGGCTTCTCCCCCGCCGATCAGCTCCAGCGACTTCGCGCTCTGCCTCCTGTTTCTTCGACTGTGCGGTGA
- the rfbB gene encoding dTDP-glucose 4,6-dehydratase translates to MQRLLVTGGAGFIGSNFVHYVLENTGDHVTVLDKLTYAGNLESLRDLPEDRFAFVQGDISDAGLVDGLVADADVVVHYAAESHNDNSLHDPRPFLDTNIIGTYTLIEAARKHNKRFHHISTDEVYGDLELDDPERFTEETPYNPSSPYSSTKAGSDLLVRAWVRSFGLQATISNCSNNYGPYQHVEKFIPRQITNVIDGIRPKLYGKGENVRDWIHANDHSSAVLAIIAKGKIGETYLIGADGEKNNKDVVELILKHMGQSADAYDHVVDRAGHDLRYAIDSAKLRDELGWEPRFSNFDAGIEDTIAWYRNNEDWWRPQKAATEAKYKEQGQ, encoded by the coding sequence ATGCAGCGACTTCTCGTTACCGGCGGTGCCGGCTTCATAGGTTCGAATTTTGTCCACTACGTTCTGGAGAATACCGGGGACCATGTCACAGTTTTGGACAAGCTGACCTACGCCGGCAATCTGGAGTCGTTGAGGGATCTCCCGGAGGACAGGTTCGCGTTTGTCCAAGGGGACATATCCGACGCCGGTCTGGTTGACGGGCTTGTGGCTGACGCCGACGTCGTGGTCCACTACGCGGCCGAGTCACACAACGACAACTCCCTGCACGATCCCCGTCCGTTCCTGGACACGAACATCATCGGAACCTATACCCTGATCGAGGCCGCGCGGAAGCACAACAAGCGTTTCCACCACATCTCCACCGATGAGGTTTACGGAGACCTTGAACTCGATGACCCGGAGCGGTTCACGGAGGAGACCCCGTACAACCCATCGAGTCCATATTCCTCCACGAAGGCCGGCTCCGATCTGCTGGTCCGCGCCTGGGTGCGTTCCTTCGGCTTGCAGGCCACCATCAGCAACTGCTCGAACAACTATGGCCCCTACCAGCACGTCGAAAAGTTCATTCCCCGCCAGATCACCAACGTGATCGACGGCATCCGCCCCAAGCTATACGGCAAGGGTGAGAACGTTCGTGACTGGATCCACGCCAACGACCACTCTTCCGCCGTTCTAGCCATCATCGCCAAGGGAAAGATCGGCGAAACCTACCTGATCGGCGCCGACGGGGAAAAGAACAACAAGGACGTCGTGGAGCTGATCCTCAAGCACATGGGCCAGTCAGCGGACGCCTACGACCACGTCGTGGACCGCGCCGGTCACGACCTGCGCTACGCGATCGACTCCGCCAAGCTCCGCGACGAGCTGGGATGGGAACCGCGCTTCTCCAACTTTGACGCCGGCATCGAGGACACCATCGCGTGGTACCGGAACAACGAGGACTGGTGGCGTCCGCAGAAGGCCGCCACAGAGGCCAAGTACAAGGAACAGGGCCAGTAG